The window GGTTGCGGACGCGCCCGTTCGGCTCGGCGATCGGGACATCGTGATTTCTGCCGAGGCGTCGCGAAACCTCGGAACGGTACGGTAAGCGATGTTAGTCGTCGTCTTCTAAGTCTTCGGCAGAGAGTTCACCGTGGAGATACGCACGGCCGCGATCAGTGATCTGGTAGTAACTCCCGTCGACTTTTTCGATGAAATCTGCATCCTCGAGTTTGCTCATTCGCCGAGAAACCCAGTTCCGGGAGTAGTCTAGATTGATCGCTGCTACCGCGGGCGAGAGAATCAAATCAGACTCT of the Halobiforma lacisalsi AJ5 genome contains:
- a CDS encoding helix-turn-helix domain-containing protein; the encoded protein is MRPRVDWMNQTDDRILELLEESDLILSPAVAAINLDYSRNWVSRRMSKLEDADFIEKVDGSYYQITDRGRAYLHGELSAEDLEDDD